The Candidatus Hydrogenisulfobacillus filiaventi sequence AGCACCTGCCCGGGGTCCACCTCGTCGAAGTCGGTGGGTTCGGGACTGCCGGAGTACCAGATGCGGTTGCTCTGCCCCACCGCAGTGCGGGAGTGGCGGTGGCCCAGGGCCAGGTAGTGCAGGCGCCCTGTGTCCAGGGCCGCCTCCACGGGGGCGAGGGGGATGCGGGCGGGGTCGCCTTCGTGGCCGTAGGGCTCCATATCCCCGTGCGCGGCCACGATGCGCAGGCCGGCGGGAGGCGGCAGGGCCTCCAGCAGGGGCAGCAGGGGATTGGGTGCCTCCCGCCGCGCCTGCCAGGGGGCGCCCACCAGCTCCACCCCTGGGGCGGCCTCCACCACCCGCCCCGGCTCCAGCACCGTCACCCCCCGAGGGCAGTGGCGGCGGAAGAGGGGGCTGCGGTAGATGGAGGCGGGGTCGAGAGGGTCATGGTTGCCCGGCAGCAGGTATACCGGCACCGGCATACCCCGCAGCATCTCCAGCACCCGCCGGACCGTGCGCTCGTCCAGGAAGTTGCTCTCGAAGACGTCCCCGGCGGCGAGCAGAAAGGCGGCACCGCTCCGGGCCGCCAGGTCCCCCGCCCGCGCCACCGCAGCCAGGCGGGCGTCCTGGTAGCGGGCCTGGGCGTCCTCGTCCAGCCAGCGGCGCCGCATGCCCATTTGCCAGTCCGCGGTATGGATGAACCGCATGCCAACCCTTCCCCCTGGACCCGGTTCGCTTCTGCTGTTCCGGTTCGCCGTCGGGGGGCCGGACTCCTGCCGGCTCACCCGTCCCGGGCCCGGATCCAGGCCCGGTAGAGGTAGACCGCCAGGTGCTGGACCTCGGGCGGGGGGGTCTGACGGGTCCGGGCGGCCCCCAGGCGCAGCTGCAGTTGGCAGCCGGGGTTGTTGACCAGCACCAGGTCGGCCGGCAAGGCCGCTACCTCCGCCATGCGCCCGTCCAGGATGGCGAAGGCGAAATCGGGGTGGGTGAGGTTGTAGACCCCGGCCGACCCGCAGCATTGATCCTGTCCGGGCAGAGGCAGGAAGGTGTCCCCCTCCACGGTGCGCAACAGGGCCGGCGGGTCGGCTCCCGCCCCCTCCACATGGACCAGGTGGCAGGAGTTCTGCAGGGTGACCCGCCGGCCCTCGCCCCGGAAGGGCAGCGGGGGTGCCTCCCGCAACAGGGTGGCCCAGTCCCGCACCCGGCTGGCGAAGGCCCGGGCCCGGGCCGCATAGGCGGGATCCCCGGCCAGCAGTTCGCCGTATTCCGCCAGCATGGCTCCGCAGCCCCCGGCGGTGTTGACGACGGGCCCCTCCGTGCCGGCGAAGGCGTCCAGGTTGGCCCGGGCCAGGGACTTGGCCTCCTCCACCCGCCCGGCGTGCAGGGCGAGGGCACCGCAACAGCCCTGACCCTCCGGCCGCTGCACCCGGTAGCCGGCGGCGGTGAGCAGGGCTTCGGCGGCGCGGTTGGCGTCGGCGAACATGGCCTCCTGCACGCAGCCCGTGAAGAAAGCGGCCGGGCGCGCCCCCGGTCCGGGGTCGGGGAGCGGGGGCAGGGCTTGGGGCCGGTAACCCAGCATGGGGGCGTACCGCCGCCAGCCGGGGGGCCAGGGCAGCCGGCGCAGGCGGGCAGCCAGGGACAGGGCCCGCGCCAGGCGCCGGGGCCGCCGGACCAGGCGCAGGGCCTGGCGGGGCAAGAAGGGCAGCCGGCGGGCCGGCGGCCAGGCCCGGCGCAGGCGATCCTGGCCGGCCTGCCGGATGCGGTGGTAGGCCACCCCGGAGGGACACGCGCTCTCACAGGCCCGGCAGCCAAGGCAGCGGTCGAGGGCGTCGGCCAGGAGGGGGCCGGCCGCCACCTCGCCCCGCACCAGGGCCTCCACCAGCGCGATGCGGCCGCGGGGGCTATGGCGCTCCTCGCCGGTGAGGTGGTAGGTGGGGCAGGCCGGCAGGCAGAAGCCGCAGCGGTTGCAGCG is a genomic window containing:
- a CDS encoding DNA repair exonuclease, with translation MRFIHTADWQMGMRRRWLDEDAQARYQDARLAAVARAGDLAARSGAAFLLAAGDVFESNFLDERTVRRVLEMLRGMPVPVYLLPGNHDPLDPASIYRSPLFRRHCPRGVTVLEPGRVVEAAPGVELVGAPWQARREAPNPLLPLLEALPPPAGLRIVAAHGDMEPYGHEGDPARIPLAPVEAALDTGRLHYLALGHRHSRTAVGQSNRIWYSGSPEPTDFDEVDPGQVLLVDVEPEGVRVEAFATGTWHFVDRHLALDPADPAGSLRGLLDSLPDRDRTVLRLSLEGEVGLEERLALESLIEEERALFAAIDRREDRDRLAAPARGGDPPPPGLTGFAAAAWAELAEAAREGDAEARYALGLFHRLVSEGRPPEEEPSA
- a CDS encoding Glycolate dehydrogenase, iron-sulfur subunit GlcF; this encodes MRGEVAAGPLLADALDRCLGCRACESACPSGVAYHRIRQAGQDRLRRAWPPARRLPFLPRQALRLVRRPRRLARALSLAARLRRLPWPPGWRRYAPMLGYRPQALPPLPDPGPGARPAAFFTGCVQEAMFADANRAAEALLTAAGYRVQRPEGQGCCGALALHAGRVEEAKSLARANLDAFAGTEGPVVNTAGGCGAMLAEYGELLAGDPAYAARARAFASRVRDWATLLREAPPLPFRGEGRRVTLQNSCHLVHVEGAGADPPALLRTVEGDTFLPLPGQDQCCGSAGVYNLTHPDFAFAILDGRMAEVAALPADLVLVNNPGCQLQLRLGAARTRQTPPPEVQHLAVYLYRAWIRARDG